A single genomic interval of Lathyrus oleraceus cultivar Zhongwan6 chromosome 7, CAAS_Psat_ZW6_1.0, whole genome shotgun sequence harbors:
- the LOC127105013 gene encoding probable glutathione S-transferase produces the protein MKGTEDVKLLNFLLSPVGRRVEWALKLKGVEYEYIEEDIFNKSNLLLELNPVHKKVPVLVHGQKSIAESLIILDYIDETWKQYPLLPLHPYQRSSARFWAKLSDEKLALGSWRAMVREGEEGEKYLKEAREVMEKLEEEINGKKFFGGNNIGYLDLALGWITCWLPIWEEIGSMQVLDPLKCPSISSWKINFLNHPVIKDNLPPKDKMIAYCHRRIEEFSSTHHG, from the exons ATGAAGGGAACCGAAGATGTGAAGCTTCTTAACTTTTTGTTGAGTCCAGTTGGTCGAAGAGTTGAATGGGCTCTAAAACTCAAAGGTGTTGAGTATGAATATATAGAAGAAGATATCTTCAACAAAAGCAATCTCCTCTTGGAATTGAACCCGGTTCATAAAAAAGTTCCGGTTCTTGTTCATGGCCAGAAATCAATTGCAGAGTCATTGATTATTCTTGATTACATTGATGAAACATGGAAGCAATATCCATTGCTGCCTCTCCATCCATATCAAAGATCAAGTGCTCGCTTTTGGGCTAAGTTATCTGATGAGAAG CTTGCGTTGGGTTCATGGAGAGCAATGGTGAGGGAAGGTGAAGAAGGGGAAAAGTATCTAAAGGAAGCAAGAGAAGTAATGGAGAAGTTAGAAGAGGAGATAAATGGAAAGAAATTCTTTGGAGGCAACAACATTGGGTACCTTGATCTTGCTCTTGGATGGATCACTTGTTGGCTTCCAATTTGGGAGGAAATTGGGTCAATGCAGGTACTTGATCCATTAAAATGTCCATCCATCTCTTCTTGGAAGATCAATTTTCTGAATCATCCTGTCATTAAAGATAACTTGCCACCAAAGGATAAAATGATTGCTTATTGTCACCGTCGCATAGAGGAGTTTTCTTCAACTCATCATGGTTAA